The following are from one region of the uncultured Hyphomonas sp. genome:
- a CDS encoding NADPH:quinone oxidoreductase family protein → MKAVLSKEVGGPETLVLEEVASPEYGKGQVLVRVKACGVNFPDSLMIKDMYQFKPPRPFSPGGEVAGFVEAVGEGVTHVKPGDRVLASIGNGGMAELAVAAAHSVMPIPDDMPFAEAAAFMMTYGTSYYALKDRADPKKGEKLLVLGAAGGVGIAAVELGKAMGLEVIAACSSQEKVDFCLSKGADKGLVYARELDKDGMKAFSGDIKEISGGGVDIIYDAVGGNYAEPSLRAMNWEGRFLVIGFPAGIPKIPLNLTLLKSCDIRGVFWGAAVARDPKAHAQNVKELFELYSEGKIRPHISNTYPLEKSADAILELTERRAQGKVVVVMD, encoded by the coding sequence ATGAAGGCAGTGCTTTCGAAAGAAGTCGGCGGACCGGAAACTCTGGTCCTCGAAGAGGTCGCCTCGCCGGAATATGGCAAGGGCCAGGTTCTGGTCCGGGTAAAGGCGTGCGGGGTGAATTTCCCGGACTCGCTGATGATCAAGGATATGTACCAGTTCAAGCCGCCGCGCCCGTTCAGCCCGGGCGGCGAAGTGGCCGGCTTCGTCGAAGCGGTCGGGGAAGGGGTCACCCATGTAAAACCGGGCGACCGCGTGCTCGCCTCCATCGGCAATGGCGGCATGGCCGAACTGGCCGTTGCGGCGGCCCACTCCGTGATGCCCATCCCGGACGACATGCCGTTCGCTGAGGCCGCGGCCTTCATGATGACCTATGGCACATCCTATTATGCGCTGAAGGACCGGGCCGACCCGAAAAAAGGCGAGAAACTGCTCGTCCTCGGTGCCGCGGGCGGTGTGGGCATCGCGGCGGTGGAGCTTGGCAAGGCCATGGGCCTCGAAGTCATCGCGGCCTGTTCCAGCCAGGAAAAAGTGGATTTCTGCCTTTCCAAAGGCGCCGACAAGGGCCTCGTCTATGCGCGTGAGCTGGACAAGGACGGCATGAAAGCCTTCTCCGGCGACATCAAGGAAATCTCCGGCGGCGGCGTGGACATCATCTATGATGCGGTTGGCGGCAATTATGCCGAACCGTCCCTGCGGGCGATGAACTGGGAAGGCCGCTTCCTTGTGATCGGCTTCCCGGCCGGTATCCCGAAGATCCCGCTGAACCTGACCCTGCTGAAAAGCTGCGACATCCGCGGTGTGTTCTGGGGCGCCGCCGTGGCCCGCGATCCGAAGGCCCATGCGCAGAACGTCAAGGAACTGTTCGAGCTTTACAGCGAAGGCAAGATCCGCCCGCACATCTCCAATACCTATCCGCTGGAGAAGTCCGCCGATGCCATCCTTGAGCTGACGGAACGCCGGGCGCAGGGCAAGGTCGTGGTGGTCATGGACTAA
- a CDS encoding PilZ domain-containing protein: protein MITIPKSEVEQPEGENRDDARHRTLRKGRVLINDLHSSFDVIVRDVSEEGMQLKLWEVWAVPETFDLELLSPYGHIEAIYQCERRWQNGLRVGVHILADKTDQTLR, encoded by the coding sequence ATGATAACCATACCTAAATCCGAGGTGGAGCAACCGGAAGGTGAGAATCGGGACGATGCTCGCCACCGGACGTTGCGCAAGGGCCGGGTTCTCATCAATGATCTGCACAGTTCGTTTGATGTGATCGTCCGCGATGTCTCGGAAGAGGGGATGCAGCTGAAACTGTGGGAAGTCTGGGCGGTACCGGAGACATTCGATCTGGAATTGCTGTCGCCCTATGGCCACATCGAAGCGATCTACCAATGCGAACGGCGCTGGCAGAATGGCCTGCGCGTCGGAGTACATATTCTCGCCGACAAGACCGACCAGACGCTGCGCTAG